Proteins from a single region of Sphingomonas swuensis:
- a CDS encoding pyruvate dehydrogenase complex dihydrolipoamide acetyltransferase, whose translation MAIELKMPALSPTMEEGTLAKWLVKEGDTVSSGDILAEIETDKATMEFEAVDEGVVSKILVPEGTDGVKVGTPIALIGGEGEEAAPAAAAAPAAEEKPAAPAPKAEAPAPAAPAPAPVETPAAPAKPAAAPKADGERVKASPLARKLAQAQGIDLTTLTGSGPGGRIVRADLGTAGGALSQPQAQPAAAAAPVAAAAPAQPFSTDIPHEAVKLSNMRKTIARRLSEAKRDIPHIYLTVDVRLDALLKLRSELNAGLAGRKIKLSVNDLLIKALAVALEAVPECNVSFTPDQLIMYKRSDIAVAVSIPGGLITPIVADAATKSVSKISQEITELAGRAKEGKLAPHEYQGGTASLSNMGMFGIKQFDAVINPPQAMILAVGAGEKRPWVEGEELTVATVMSITGSFDHRAIDGADGARLMKTLKELIESPLGLVA comes from the coding sequence ATGGCGATCGAACTCAAGATGCCCGCTTTGTCCCCCACCATGGAGGAGGGCACGCTCGCCAAGTGGCTGGTCAAGGAAGGCGACACCGTGTCGAGCGGCGACATCCTGGCCGAGATCGAGACCGACAAGGCGACGATGGAATTCGAGGCGGTCGACGAGGGCGTGGTCAGCAAGATCCTCGTTCCCGAAGGCACCGACGGGGTGAAGGTTGGGACCCCGATCGCGCTGATCGGCGGCGAGGGCGAGGAAGCGGCGCCGGCGGCGGCTGCGGCTCCCGCGGCCGAAGAGAAGCCCGCTGCTCCTGCACCCAAGGCCGAGGCTCCGGCTCCGGCTGCGCCGGCTCCGGCTCCGGTCGAGACGCCCGCCGCACCGGCAAAGCCGGCCGCCGCGCCCAAGGCGGACGGCGAACGGGTCAAGGCGAGCCCGCTCGCGCGCAAGCTAGCGCAGGCGCAGGGAATCGACCTCACGACGCTGACCGGTTCGGGGCCGGGCGGGCGGATCGTTCGCGCTGACCTCGGCACCGCCGGCGGTGCGCTGTCGCAGCCTCAGGCCCAGCCCGCCGCCGCTGCTGCACCCGTCGCTGCCGCGGCTCCCGCGCAGCCGTTTTCGACCGACATCCCGCACGAGGCGGTCAAGCTCAGCAACATGCGCAAGACCATCGCCCGCCGCCTGTCCGAGGCGAAGCGCGATATCCCGCACATCTACCTGACGGTCGACGTCCGCCTCGACGCGCTGCTCAAGCTGCGGTCCGAGCTCAACGCGGGGCTTGCGGGTCGCAAGATCAAGCTCAGCGTCAACGACCTGCTGATCAAGGCGCTTGCCGTCGCGCTCGAGGCGGTGCCCGAGTGCAACGTCAGCTTCACCCCCGACCAGCTGATCATGTACAAGCGCAGCGACATCGCGGTCGCGGTGAGCATCCCGGGCGGCCTCATCACCCCAATCGTCGCCGACGCCGCGACCAAGTCGGTCAGCAAGATCAGCCAGGAGATTACCGAGCTTGCGGGCCGCGCCAAGGAAGGCAAGCTCGCCCCCCACGAATATCAGGGCGGCACCGCGAGCCTCAGCAACATGGGCATGTTCGGGATCAAGCAGTTCGACGCGGTCATCAACCCGCCCCAGGCGATGATCCTCGCGGTCGGCGCGGGCGAGAAGCGTCCGTGGGTCGAGGGCGAGGAACTGACCGTCGCCACCGTGATGAGCATCACCGGCAGCTTCGATCACCGCGCCATCGACGGCGCGGACGGCGCTCGCCTGATGAAGACGCTCAAGGAACTGATCGAAAGCCCGCTCGGCCTCGTTGCCTGA
- a CDS encoding universal stress protein, with protein sequence MATGKRTYLVVIDDSEEARIALRFAARRAAKTGGAFEVLAIVEPQDFVQWGGVQAAIEEEQRLRIEGHVAASLGDLAGAVPLAEAAIMVRQGEPVAVVRELMGSRDDIAALVLGAAPTGDPGLLVAAFAGTDAGKLPCPLMIIPGGLSDERLEQLS encoded by the coding sequence ATGGCAACGGGCAAGCGCACCTATCTGGTCGTGATCGACGACAGCGAAGAGGCACGGATCGCGCTGCGCTTCGCCGCGCGCCGGGCGGCCAAGACCGGTGGCGCCTTCGAGGTGCTGGCGATCGTCGAGCCGCAGGACTTCGTCCAGTGGGGCGGGGTGCAGGCCGCGATCGAGGAAGAACAGCGCCTGCGAATCGAGGGTCATGTCGCGGCCAGCCTCGGCGATCTCGCCGGCGCGGTGCCGCTCGCCGAAGCCGCGATCATGGTCCGCCAAGGCGAGCCGGTGGCGGTCGTCCGCGAGCTGATGGGTAGCCGCGACGACATCGCCGCGCTGGTCCTCGGCGCCGCTCCCACGGGCGATCCCGGCCTGCTCGTCGCCGCCTTCGCCGGCACCGACGCCGGCAAGCTCCCCTGCCCGCTGATGATCATCCCAGGC